GTCATGGTAGGTAAAACCATGCGCGGTCGTAGCGTAGGAACAGCCATCCCCGTTACGCCACGTATCCATGTAGTAACCGCCGCGAAACGTTCCGCTCGGGTCATCGATCCACTCGTGCAGGTTACCCACCATGTCGAAAACACCATAGTCGTTGGTGCATTCGGCACGCGCACCTGTTTCGAGCAGTGAATCGGGGAGCTGGTTGATGAGCGGCTGGTTCATCCCGTCGTACCACAAGCGGTCTTCACCAATGCCGAGGAGCATGCCGACTTCGACGACCGGATGTCGGCTTCGAGCGTCATCGCTGCACACGCGCGCTTTGCGTTCGTCGCCATAAGGAAACTGCGTGCGACGCGAACCTCGACACGCGCTTTCCCATTCATCGGCAGAGCACAATCGTTTGCCCGACGCAGCGCACGCTCGGGCCGCCTGCTCGCCGCTGACGTACCCTTGCGGAATCACGCCGGGCCGCGATACCGCTCGCACGCGCGATTCCATTCCGTCCACCGGATGATAAGGCGACCACGGTCGTTCATTGCCATTCGAGATACGCTCGACGATCGATCCTTCCCAGCGATCGACGCATACGCGGCCATCGACGAGCGCCATCTCGACGGGGCAACGTGATGTGCTCGCGAGAATTTCGCTATCGACGTGAGCCATGGGAGATCGCCACGCGGCCACGTCGCTCCGCGTATCGACGGTAATGATGCGAGCTTTGGCGGCCCTCGACGTGGAGGACGGCTTTACGAGCGCGAGTGGGGACGATGGAATGCCACTCGTCACGAGCGCGTTGGATGCGATGGAGTCGACGTGCCGCGGCATGGCTCCTCGGGTGCATCCTGCGCCCGACGACAGCACCGAAACGATCAGCAGAGCATGTGCGACGAGCGCCGCAATCTGCGGCGTGGGACGTCGTGGACGAGGGTCATCCGTGTCGCCACGCTTCGATGGATCCAGTAGCAGAGGTCCTGGGCCAGGTTCCGTCGTCACCACGTGACAAGGAAGATGCCCAGCCTTTCGCCCGAGCGCAATGGCAAAAGTGCACGAAGATGGGTGTTGGATGCTGCACGTGCGTGGCCGCCCGCAACATCATTTGCACACAAACGATTCGTGCGGGAGCCTTGCCGTAACGTGAGGCTTATTCGTGCAGGCCTTGGAGCGCGTCGACGTTCCAGACCCAGTTGTCGAGCAGGACGAGGGAGTTGATCGTGCCATCCTCGACGTCGAAGAGAATCAGCTCGAGCTGGATGATTTCACCGGGTACGGTCGGCACGTCGTTGAAGAGCCACTTGGTGGCGCCGCCTTGATTGCCGATCTGCAAGCCGGTCCCAGCTAGGTCCGTGACGCCAGCGGGGCACGTGTTGCAGCCCTTGGGTGCGCACACGTCGAAGAAGCCGTTGTTGACGCTGATGGGGTTGCCTTGCTCGTCGACCGCGACGTTCTTGTCGCCGGGCAATGGCTTCTGCATCGGGTCGTTTGGATCGGGCACCCAGGTGCTCGAGTAGAGACCGATGAAGAAGTCGTTGAACTGCGCGCATTGGAAGTCCCAGTATTCGGACGAGTAAAACCTGAACGCGTACGTGAACGACTTCGCGTTGGTGGGCGTGCGGATCTTGAGGCGAAGGTTGACAGGATCTTTGATGGTCGTGCTGTTTGCTTGGCACGTGCCGGCACAGCCCTGCGAGTTGGGCAGCTTGTTGCCGTTGGCGAGCAAATACGACGTCGGCGCGAACGACGACGTTCCGATGTTCGTGCTCGTGCCGGCATAACCAACGTCGTCTTGATCGCGCATCACGCCGGTGGACATGCCCGCGAGCGTTGCGCCTTTGAGCGGCACGACGTTGATGCCGAAACCCGACATGATGGCGGTCTGTTTGTCCTGGATGCTGGCGAGCTGCGCGGTGGTGGGTTTGTCGCCGTTGGAGAGCAGTTGCTCGGCGGAAATGACGCCCCAGCGTTTTTCGGAAAGCGGCGGATTCTCGGTCGTGAACTGACAGAGCTCCATCGCTTTGGCCATGTCGATGCCAGTGACGCCGGTGAACTTCGTTGCCCCGCTGCAAAGATCGGGCGAGTTGTCGAGCGTTGCGGGATTGCAGTCGTTGTCGACGCCGTCGTTCGTCACTTCGAACGCACCGGGGTTGATTTCTTTCGGGCTCGTACAACCAGGCCCGAAGCCATCGCAGCAGTCTCCGCCGCACGAGCTCCACCCGTCGCCGTCGTTGTCGGTGTTGTCGTCGACGACGCCGTTGCAGTCTTCATCGATGCTGTTGTTGCACTTTTCGTATTGCGGCAAGACCTGACCGACGCACGCGCCCCACCCGGTGCCGTCGGCTTTGCACGTCTGCGTTCCCGCCTTGCACGCGCCGATGCCCTGCGTGCCCGGAGCACCTTGATAACAAGGCTGCTTCTGCCCAGGCACGCACGCGCATGGTCCGTCTTGCAAAACGTTCCATTCGCAGCCGTCCTGTGGATCGTTGTTGCAGTCGGAAAACCCGGACTTGCACGTGCCGAGCGCGCAGATGCCGTTGACACAAAGGGGACTGCCGTTGGGCGGAAACGAACATGCGTTCTGGCAGAAGCCGCAGTTGTTTTCGTCGGTGGCGAAGTCGTAGCAGCTTCCGCTGCAGCAACTGAAGCCCGCTTGGCAAGGCTGCAGGCCCGAGCAACCAGGAATGCAGGTGTTCGACAGGCAGATCGAACCTGCGTTGCAATCGGTGTCGGCCAAGCAGCCCACGCACTTGTTGGTGAGCTCGTCGCATGTCTGGCCAGCGACGCAGTCATAGGTGCTCGTGCAGCCAACTTCGCAGACGTGCGAGATCGTGTTGCAGTAGGTGCCTTGGGTGCAGTCGTCTGTCGGTGGGACCAGGGGCAAACACTCGACGCAGAGCCCGGTTTGGACGTCGCACACGGTGCCTGCGGGGTCCATCGCGCAATCGGCGTCCTTCTTGCAGCCCGTAGGACCGCCCCCGCCGCCCATTCCCGCTTCGCCCGCCATGCCGCCGGCGCCTGCCATGCCGCCGGCACCTGCAGTGCCGCCGGCGCCGGCAGAGCCACTCGAGCTCGATGATGAGGCTCCCGTGGGATTGGGCTGCGTTTGCTGGGCGCATGCTGCAAACGACGCGCTGACCGCGAGGGCCGAAACCACCAGGATCGAGCGTGCGACGCGCATGCTCGAGAGTTTCGTCAGTGTCACCATCGAAAATGCCTCACAAGAAATAATTACGAAGGCGGACGAATTGCCCGCGCGGTGCAAGTGGTAAGTGATCGAAGCGCGGCGATGACGAGCATCACCGCGCTTCGCGCCTCACTTGTGAACGCCTGCCTCGGTAGGTTGCAGGCCCCATCGGAAGTAGTCGAGCAGCACGATCGAGTCGACGTTGTGATCGCCAGCGTCGAAGATGATGAACTCGATTTCGATCGTTTCACCAGGAACGACGTTGGCTTCGTTGGTCAGCCACACCGTGCCGCCGCCATCTTTGAGATCGCCGTTCCAACCGCCCATGCCGGTGCCCACGAGCTCGAGTGTACCGGACGAACACGCGGTGGGAGGTGCGCCGAGATAGGGGAAGCACACGTCGTAGAAAGCGTTGTTGACGCTGATGGGATTCTTGAAGGTGTCGAAGGCGATGTTGCGATCCGCAGGGAGCGGTTGGTTCTTGGGATCCATGGGATCGCCGTTGGGATCGGGCACCCAACCGGTCAGCAGCCGTGCGATGAAGAAGTCGTTGAACTGCTGGCACGTGTACTCGGGGTATTCGGCCGAGTAGCTCTTCAGGCGATACGAGAACGATCTGGCGTTCGTGGGAACGCGGATGCGCATCTTGAAGTTGACGGAATCGAACGCGGTCGTGCAGTTTGGCCCGGAACACTCGGGACACGCGGCCGGTGACGGGAGTTTGCCGCCGTTGGCTGCGAGGTAATCGGCCGGGATGGGAACGGCCGTGCCTGCGTCGTAGTTGCCTTTTTGCACGGCGGAGTTCGGGCCATTTTGGGGGTAGACGTGACCCGGATCGGTCTCGTCACGCGCGGTGCCCGTGGACAAAGCGGCGATCGTGGTGCCTTTGATGGGTTTGACGTAGGGGCCGTATTCCGCGAGCACGCCGACTTGCAGATCTTTCGGAACCATCGCGTTGGTGCCGTCGGCGAGCAGCAAGGAGCTCGAGATGACGCCCCACTTCTTTTGCGGCAGCGGTGGGTTTTCCGAGGTGAACTTACAGAGATCGATGGCCTTGACGAGCTCGATGGTGCTCGTGGGAGTGGCCAGCGGTGGATCGGTGCAATCCGTTGGAGGCATGTTGTCGAGCGTCGCTGGGTCGCAGTCGTCGTCGATGACGTTGCCGAGGTATTCGAATGCGCCGGGGTTGACGCTTCCTGGCGTGCCGCATTTGAAGCAGTTGTCGCAGCAGTCACCTTCGGCTGGCGTCCAACCGTCGCAGTCCATGTCGTCGGGTTTGTCCGGGATGCATGTTT
This genomic window from Polyangiaceae bacterium contains:
- a CDS encoding choice-of-anchor L domain-containing protein — its product is MDRTLLLSGSLVVLVGALGVVSGCEDTTTGTTTGTGGSAGTGGEAGTGGTAGAGGTGGIAGAGGTGGGGMGGTGGIAGAGGTGGGGMGGTGGIAGAGGTGGGMGGAGGTGGAMGGAGGVGGTGGGGMGGAGGGMSAMACKVCDPKGGCLETCIPDKPDDMDCDGWTPAEGDCCDNCFKCGTPGSVNPGAFEYLGNVIDDDCDPATLDNMPPTDCTDPPLATPTSTIELVKAIDLCKFTSENPPLPQKKWGVISSSLLLADGTNAMVPKDLQVGVLAEYGPYVKPIKGTTIAALSTGTARDETDPGHVYPQNGPNSAVQKGNYDAGTAVPIPADYLAANGGKLPSPAACPECSGPNCTTAFDSVNFKMRIRVPTNARSFSYRLKSYSAEYPEYTCQQFNDFFIARLLTGWVPDPNGDPMDPKNQPLPADRNIAFDTFKNPISVNNAFYDVCFPYLGAPPTACSSGTLELVGTGMGGWNGDLKDGGGTVWLTNEANVVPGETIEIEFIIFDAGDHNVDSIVLLDYFRWGLQPTEAGVHK
- a CDS encoding choice-of-anchor L domain-containing protein; amino-acid sequence: MVTLTKLSSMRVARSILVVSALAVSASFAACAQQTQPNPTGASSSSSSGSAGAGGTAGAGGMAGAGGMAGEAGMGGGGGPTGCKKDADCAMDPAGTVCDVQTGLCVECLPLVPPTDDCTQGTYCNTISHVCEVGCTSTYDCVAGQTCDELTNKCVGCLADTDCNAGSICLSNTCIPGCSGLQPCQAGFSCCSGSCYDFATDENNCGFCQNACSFPPNGSPLCVNGICALGTCKSGFSDCNNDPQDGCEWNVLQDGPCACVPGQKQPCYQGAPGTQGIGACKAGTQTCKADGTGWGACVGQVLPQYEKCNNSIDEDCNGVVDDNTDNDGDGWSSCGGDCCDGFGPGCTSPKEINPGAFEVTNDGVDNDCNPATLDNSPDLCSGATKFTGVTGIDMAKAMELCQFTTENPPLSEKRWGVISAEQLLSNGDKPTTAQLASIQDKQTAIMSGFGINVVPLKGATLAGMSTGVMRDQDDVGYAGTSTNIGTSSFAPTSYLLANGNKLPNSQGCAGTCQANSTTIKDPVNLRLKIRTPTNAKSFTYAFRFYSSEYWDFQCAQFNDFFIGLYSSTWVPDPNDPMQKPLPGDKNVAVDEQGNPISVNNGFFDVCAPKGCNTCPAGVTDLAGTGLQIGNQGGATKWLFNDVPTVPGEIIQLELILFDVEDGTINSLVLLDNWVWNVDALQGLHE
- a CDS encoding SUMF1/EgtB/PvdO family nonheme iron enzyme gives rise to the protein MPRHVDSIASNALVTSGIPSSPLALVKPSSTSRAAKARIITVDTRSDVAAWRSPMAHVDSEILASTSRCPVEMALVDGRVCVDRWEGSIVERISNGNERPWSPYHPVDGMESRVRAVSRPGVIPQGYVSGEQAARACAASGKRLCSADEWESACRGSRRTQFPYGDERKARVCSDDARSRHPVVEVGMLLGIGEDRLWYDGMNQPLINQLPDSLLETGARAECTNDYGVFDMVGNLHEWIDDPSGTFRGGYYMDTWRNGDGCSYATTAHGFTYHDYSTGFRCCADPDRVE